DNA from Terriglobia bacterium:
GCGTACAGCAACCGCAAGCGAGCAAGTCAACTTCATCTGGAAAGCTGAGTTCTGTCGTCAACATCGCGGACCTGCGGGCGATGGCGAAGCGGAGAGTTCCGAAGTCTGTGTTCGATTACCTCGACGGCGGGGCCGAGGGCGAGGTCACACTGCGGGAGAACTGTCGCGCCTTCGAGGACATCGTCTTCCGGCCCAGGAGCGCGGTGCGGCTCGATAACGTCGATCTGCGAACCACGGTCCTTGGTCACGCGCTGGCCTTTCCGGCAATCCTCGCTCCCGTCGGTTACAGCCGCTTGATGCATCCGCGGGGCGAGTGTGCGGCGGCGCAGGCCGCGGGCGAGGCCGGAACGGGATACATTCTGTCCACGATTTCCGGACACAAGCTTGAGGACGTGAAGGCGGCGACGCAGGGATTCGCCTTCTACCAGCTTTACCTGATGGGCGGTCGCGAGGCGGCAATGGGCGCCATGGAGCGGGCCAAGAAGGCAGGCTTCGCGGCGCTGGTCATCACCATCGACACGGCGGTCTCCGGTTTGCGAGAGCGCGATCCGCGGAACGGAATGAAAGAGCTGTTGGGGAAGAATCCGTTGGCGAAGCTTCCCTTTCTGCCGAATATTCTTGCGCATCCGGGATGGCTGATCTCTTTCCTGCTCGACGGTGGAGTTCCGCCGCTGGCGAATGTCGTCGTTCCGGGCAAAGGAGCGATGCCGATGACCGATGTCGCGGCGGCGCTCGACGAGTCGACGGTTGTGTGGGAGGACCTGAAGTGGATTCGAGAAGTGTGGACCGGACCGATCGTCGTGAAGGGCGTGATGATTGGCGACGACGCGCGAAGAGCCATCGACGCGGGCGCGGCGGCGGTCGTGGTCTCCAACCACGGCGGACGACAACTGGATTGCTGCGACGCCACGATCCGCATTCTTCCCGAGGTCGTCGAGGCCGTTCGCGGACAAATCGAAGTCCT
Protein-coding regions in this window:
- a CDS encoding alpha-hydroxy acid oxidase, whose translation is MATETTQRVQQPQASKSTSSGKLSSVVNIADLRAMAKRRVPKSVFDYLDGGAEGEVTLRENCRAFEDIVFRPRSAVRLDNVDLRTTVLGHALAFPAILAPVGYSRLMHPRGECAAAQAAGEAGTGYILSTISGHKLEDVKAATQGFAFYQLYLMGGREAAMGAMERAKKAGFAALVITIDTAVSGLRERDPRNGMKELLGKNPLAKLPFLPNILAHPGWLISFLLDGGVPPLANVVVPGKGAMPMTDVAAALDESTVVWEDLKWIREVWTGPIVVKGVMIGDDARRAIDAGAAAVVVSNHGGRQLDCCDATIRILPEVVEAVRGQIEVLMDGGVRRGGDIVKALCLGARAVLIGRAYAYGLAAAGHAGVTRALQILRADVERTMRLLGVASVAELNSEYVKYLPSAR